The genomic window CTTCACCGCGATAGCCCCCTATTATATGACCCGTGTGGAGAAAATTTGGTGTTACCCCGGCCTGATGGCCGCCTTTGCCGGGGGGAGTTTCAAGAAAATGATTCTGGACGAGGAATTGATGATCAACTGCAACCGGACCCTTCAGGAACCGGACCTGTCGTTCGACCCCATGCTCGAAGAAAAGCTGGCGGCATCTTTGGAAACGAAAAGCTTTCTGACGATCGGCTCCCCGGCCATCTACAGGCGAGAACAGCGGGTCAGCCCCATTTTCGACAAAAAGGGGATAGACCTCAGCAGCGATGCTTCGGAAATTCCCGTGGACGTCAATGTTGCCAAAGAGATCGAGAGACGGCTTGCGGCTTACGTTCCTCCGGATCGAAGCCCGTCGCAAATCAAACAGCTGCAGAAATACCTGCCGACCCACTGCAAATACTGAGATGCGGCTACAGGCGCCTTTTTCAGCGGTTTGTGGGGGGCCCCTTCATCTGAAAGAAAGTAACCCCGGCATTGCAAAAGCCCGATGCCGCCCGGTGGGGCGGATCGCTTATTTTTATCTCGAGCCACTCTCGTTTTTCGAATTCGCGCTGGCCTTGGGAAAGGAACCCCTGTATGAAAAAATGATTTCCACCACACCTCAGGTACCGCTGCCGCCCTCCTTGCACGTCCGAACCATGGCGTTGTACCGGCAATATTGCCTTGTCGAGGAAATGCGTGTCAAGACAACCCGGGGCCAGTTGGTAAGGTACCGGCTCCTCTCGATACCGCTCTACCCGGCCGGCAATCTCACCGCTCTGCTCAGCAGGTATCTATAGGGGCTGCCGGAGGCAGCATTTAATTGGGTAAATGCCTCGAGCGCAGCGGGCGGTGAGATGGACGATGCCTCATCGAGTTTTGCCGGCAGATCATTTCCCGAATTGACTTTGAGGTCGATATAAAATAAACGTGGCGGAAGTGCATGGGAATCGAACCCACCCGGGACGGTTTTAGCGCCCCACACCGGATTTGAAGTCCGGGAGCCTCACCAGTAAGCTGCGCACTTCCTTTCAGGTTGGTGGGGGGATATTACAGCCGGGAATCTGTTTTTGTCAACCCAAATAAAAGCGCTTCGGGGCGCTTTTATGCGACGCGGCTTCGCCTAATATTATTAATCTGGCCGCTATATAGCCCAGGGGGTCCAGGGCGTCCAAAGCGCATGGCTTGCTATGACCTATGAGCTATCAGCTGCGAGCTCATTCCTGGGGCCCTGATAGGTAACCATTCAAAGACGGTTTTCAGAGGGATGTATGATGATCGATGAAAAACGCATGGCGGATACGTTCATGAACCTGGTTAGGATCGATTCCGTGTCCAGGGAGGAGGCTGAGGTTTCAAACGTGATTCAGGGGATGTTGAAACCCCTGGGTGCCGAGATCGTGATCGACGGGGCCGGCGAAAAGGTCGGCGGCGACACCGGCAACCTGATCGCCCGCTTTGCCGGCAACGTGAACGTGCCGCCGCTTTTCCTGAATGCCCACATGGATACCGTCGGGCCGGGCAGGGGCATCGAACCGGTGTTCGAGAATGGCGTGTTTACGAGCAGGGGCCCCACGATTCTGGGCGCCGACGACAAGAGCGCCATTGCCATCATTTTGGAGGTGCTGCGCGTCATACGGGAAAACAACCTGGCCTGCGGCCCCCTGGAAGTGGTTTTCACCGTTTGCGAGGAGGTCGGGCTTTTGGGAGCCAAGCACCTCGATTACGACAGCCTGTCGGCGACCTACGGTTTTGCCCTGGACGCCACCGACCCCCTCGGGGTGGTGACCCGGGCGCCTTCGGCCAACGACCTGGCTTTTTCGGTTTTCGGCCGGGAAGCCCATGCAGGCGCCGCGCCGGAAAAAGGCATCAATGCGATCAAAATAGCCAGCCAGGCCATTGCGCAGCTGCAGCTGGGGCGCATCGACGCGGAGACGACCTGCAATATCGGCATGATCGAGGGCGGACTGGCCACCAACATCGTTCCCGGCCTCGTCAAAATC from Deltaproteobacteria bacterium includes these protein-coding regions:
- a CDS encoding M20/M25/M40 family metallo-hydrolase, which translates into the protein MIDEKRMADTFMNLVRIDSVSREEAEVSNVIQGMLKPLGAEIVIDGAGEKVGGDTGNLIARFAGNVNVPPLFLNAHMDTVGPGRGIEPVFENGVFTSRGPTILGADDKSAIAIILEVLRVIRENNLACGPLEVVFTVCEEVGLLGAKHLDYDSLSATYGFALDATDPLGVVTRAPSANDLAFSVFGREAHAGAAPEKGINAIKIASQAIAQLQLGRIDAETTCNIGMIEGGLATNIVPGLVKIRGEVRSHDPEKLEAVTARIVSAFEAAVENCPEKDVAASLPALESEVRQEYTRTNIPPEHPVVALAMRASENLGREMACKTTGGGADANVFFQHGIVLGVLGTGMRNMHTVNESVRLSDMVQSAELLLEILKLHAQTAV
- a CDS encoding trimethylamine methyltransferase family protein; amino-acid sequence: TIFPCTLSFMTGPESLLGIVVHDIAICLAGAVYVQLLKPGTLVSFSNFSTMTDMRSLQPAYGSPEFLQVQIMFYEVCLHYEMNCVLCGCLSDGTRNDYQGGFESCFTAIAPYYMTRVEKIWCYPGLMAAFAGGSFKKMILDEELMINCNRTLQEPDLSFDPMLEEKLAASLETKSFLTIGSPAIYRREQRVSPIFDKKGIDLSSDASEIPVDVNVAKEIERRLAAYVPPDRSPSQIKQLQKYLPTHCKY